The following coding sequences are from one Ammospiza nelsoni isolate bAmmNel1 chromosome 5, bAmmNel1.pri, whole genome shotgun sequence window:
- the NINJ2 gene encoding ninjurin-2, which yields MASDRDSANPHGMNPHLRVNGPMNINHYATKKSVAESMLDVALFMANVTQLKAVLEQGTSFQYYATLIVLISISLFFQVMIGVLLIITARLNLNDIAKQPRLNILNNTATALIFITVILNIFITAFGVQKTGLYPSRNFGPY from the exons GGCATGAATCCTCACCTGCGGGTCAACGGGCCCATGAACATCAACCACTACGCCACCAAGAAGAGCGTGGCAGAGAGCATGCTGGACGTGGCACTCTTCATGGCCAACGTCACCCAGCtcaaggctgtgctggagcagggcacgTCCTTCCAGTACTACGCCACCCTCATCGTGCTGATCAGCATCTCCCTCTTCTTCCAGGTGATGATTGGGGTTCTCCTGATCATCACGG CTCGTTTGAACCTGAATGATATTGCAAAGCAACCCCGCCTGAACATACTCAACAacactgccacagctctcaTCTTCATCACAGTCATCCTCAACATCTTCATCACAGCCTTCGGGGTGCAGAAGACTGGCCTCTACCCTAGCAGGAATTTTGGACCTTATTAA